In Cicer arietinum cultivar CDC Frontier isolate Library 1 chromosome 7, Cicar.CDCFrontier_v2.0, whole genome shotgun sequence, a single window of DNA contains:
- the LOC105852491 gene encoding uncharacterized protein: protein MNHHQLNISYSYIVNFYLKRILQVFSSREAVFEWAKAIGRQNGILIVTIRSDKANGIRGRKDKLILGCERGGRYKSESKKSVTCSHKENCPFTLRCVPLSVGEGWKISVRCGTHNHELLDTVTGHSYLGRLNEEERKFVNDMTKYKLAPRFILNALKVRNETNVTIPSQIYKARSTYRSSLRGPYTEMQHLLKLIQQENYVHWTRRRENSDILRDIFWTHPDCIKLLNTFHFVLICDSTYKTNRYRLPLLEIVGVTSTSLTFSVGFAYLEKERQDNFIWAFEKVRMLFKSESLISKVIVTDRDLAMMNAISVVFPTSIHLLCRFHIEKNVGARCKQYVKKDRQEEVMDLWKKIVYSTSVEEYDHHLQQFEILCADIILFVDYVKDSWLTPYKERFVNVWTNRVMHLGNTTSNRVESAHWRLKNMLQTSFGDLCKSWDAVNMMLKNQICIIQSSFQKTIKDVEHGYNSQFFQNLHHCVSRKCMKLIDNQLERVKIVGTNKTECGCSIRTTHGLPCACELAKLQINGNAIPLDSIHDFWKQLSIAHELEDEESLSDYDFSEELEAMKAYMKTHDIISQRIFKAKVREVVFPHTTSILAPPEEVRTKGAGKKKKEFDTPRDPSYWEYVDASQESAKARQPSQSSQRSARQQSQSSQHSFKTQFPTYIRPYIEDIVDVVADGNCGFRAIAALLGWTEESWALVRSQLDKEIGLHKDVYSNVFDDNVESVRNSLKISKLGAQGKDKWMSLPDLGYVIATLYNVILVSLSRNLNMTFFPLNKSPSKETFVHSLIAIGFVNENHWVQIKLKSDCPLPPTSQKWKDFCSDTAKGWEVAYAALSFIMN from the exons ATGAATCATCAccaattaaatatttcttatagttatatagttaatttttatttgaaacgtATTTTGCAGGTATTTTCTTCTCGAGAAGCtgtatttgaatgggcaaaagcgattggaagacaaaatggaattttaattgttaccattcgatcagataaagcaaacggaattaggggaagaaaagacaaattgattttgggatgcgaaagaggtggaagatataaatcagaatcaaaaaaatcagtaacttgctctcataaggaaaactgtccatttactctcagatgtgtaccattaagtgtcggtgaaggatggaaaattagtgttcgttgtgggACACACAATCATGAATTACTTGATACTGTAACCGGTCATTCctatttggggcgtttaaacgaagaagagaggaaatttgtcaatgatatgacaaagtataagcttgcacccagattcattctaaatgctttgaaagtgAGAAATGAAACCAATGTCACTATTcccagtcaaatatataaagcaaggagtacttatcgatcatcattgagaggtccgtacacagaaatgcagcatctgttgaagttaatacaacaagaaaattatgtgcattggacaagaagacgggaaaattctgatattttgagagatattttttggacgcatcctgactgtataaagttgttaaacacatttcattttgttttgatatgtgatagcacatacaaaacaaacagatatcggttgccattacttgaaatagtCGGTGTCActtctactagtttgacattttcagttgggtttgcttatttggaaaaagagcgacaagataacttcatctgggcatttgaGAAGGTACGAATGTTGTTCAAATCTGAGTCTttgatttctaaagttattgtgactgatagagatcttgccatgatgaatgcgattagtgttgtgtttcctacttcaatacatttgctatgtcgttttcatattgaaaaaaatgttggggcaagatgcaaacaatatgtcaaaaaggatagacaagaagaagtaatggatttatggaaaaagattgtctattcgactagtgtggaagagtatgatcatcatttgcaacaatttgagatattgtgtgccgatattattctttttgttgattatgtgaaagattcatggttaacaccttacaaagaaaggtttgtcaacgtttggaccaatagagtgatgcatttggggaacacaacatctaacag agttgagtctgctcattggagattgaaaaacatgcttcaaactagttttggtgatttgtgtaaaagcTGGGATGcagtgaatatgatgttgaagaaccaaatatgtatcattcagtcttcttttcagaaaaccatcaaggatgttgagcacgggtataattcacaattttttcaaaatctacatcactgtgtatcaagaaagtgtatgaaattaattgataaCCAGTTGGAAAGGGTGAAGATTGTAGGCACTAACAAAACAGAATGTGGTTGTTCAATtagaacaactcatggattaccatgtgcttgtgagttggctAAGTTGCAGATAAATGGTAATGCtatccctttagatagcattcatgATTTTTGGAAACAGTTAAGCATTGCACATGaattagaggatgaagaatctttatcagattatgacttttctgaagagttggaagcaatgaaagcgtacatgaaGACACACGATATTataagtcaaaggatattcaaggcaaaggtgcgtgaagttgtatttccacataccacatcaatacttgcaccaccAGAGGAAGTGAGAACCAAAGGAGctggtaaaaagaaaaaagaatttgatactcctcgtgatccttcatattgggagtatgttgatgcctctcaagaatctgcaaaggCAAGGCAACCATCTCAATCATCTCAACGTTCTGCAAGGCAACAATCTCAATCATCTCAGCATTCTTTTAAGACACAATTTCCTACTTATATACGTCCGTATATTGAGGACATAGTAGATGTTGtggctgatggaaattgtgggtttCGTGCAATTGCAGCATTGCTAGGTTGGACCGAAGAATCTTGGGCTTTAGTTCGAtcacaattggataaagagattgGTCTACATAAAGATGTTTATTCTAATGTTTTTGATGACAATGTTGAATCAGTGCGGaactcattgaaaatatcaaaattgggtgctcaaggaaaagataagtggatgtctttaccagacttgggttacgtgatagcaacactatataatgtcatattggtgtcGTTGTCTCGTAATCTGAATATGACATTTTTCCCGCTAAACAAATCACCATCGAAAGAGACCTTTGTTCACTCATTAATAGCAATTGGATTTGTTAACGAGAATCATTGGGTACAG atcaaattgaagtctgattgtcctttgccacctacgtcacaaaaatggaaagacttTTGTAGTGACACAGCAAAGGGTTGGGAAGTAGCTTATGCAGCAC TAtcttttattatgaattaa